In a genomic window of Myxococcaceae bacterium JPH2:
- a CDS encoding SPFH/Band 7/PHB domain protein — MDFLTVVFIIAALVVGFALITGIRIVPQAKVMVVERLGKFHNVATSGLNILIPFLDSPRAMEMRTGNRFLRTTMVDLREQVMGFETVQVITHDNVNMEVGSVIYYQIIDPAKALYQVENLALAIEQLTMTNLRNVMGGLTLDQTLTSRETVNTKLRMVLDEATEKWGVKVTRVELREIEPPQAIKAAMAKQMTAERERRAEVTKAEGDKAAAILQAEGEKISRILRAEAERDAEIARAEGNKRATMLEAEGKAEATRLLFESIHNGRATPEVLALRYLETLQELGKGPNKMFIPYEATAALGSIGVLKDLFTNVNSEPAAQKRAAAPTGRPTASATSAQTIARNLNEPAPVPVRRPLPPTENKDD; from the coding sequence ATGGACTTCCTGACTGTCGTCTTCATCATCGCGGCGCTGGTGGTGGGCTTCGCGCTCATCACGGGCATCCGCATCGTGCCGCAAGCCAAGGTCATGGTGGTGGAGCGGCTCGGCAAGTTCCACAACGTGGCCACCAGCGGGTTGAACATCCTCATCCCGTTCCTGGACAGCCCCCGGGCCATGGAGATGCGCACGGGCAACCGCTTCCTGCGCACCACCATGGTGGACTTGCGTGAGCAGGTCATGGGCTTCGAGACCGTGCAGGTCATCACCCACGACAACGTGAACATGGAGGTCGGCTCGGTCATCTACTACCAGATCATCGACCCGGCCAAGGCGCTCTACCAGGTGGAGAACCTGGCGCTGGCCATCGAGCAGCTCACCATGACCAACCTGCGCAACGTCATGGGCGGGCTGACGCTGGATCAGACGCTCACCAGCCGCGAGACGGTGAACACCAAGCTGCGTATGGTCCTGGACGAGGCCACGGAGAAGTGGGGCGTGAAGGTGACGCGCGTGGAGCTGCGCGAAATCGAGCCGCCCCAGGCCATCAAGGCCGCCATGGCCAAGCAGATGACCGCCGAGCGCGAGCGCCGCGCCGAGGTCACCAAGGCCGAGGGCGACAAGGCCGCCGCCATCCTCCAGGCCGAGGGCGAGAAGATCTCCCGCATCCTCCGCGCCGAGGCCGAACGCGACGCGGAGATCGCCCGCGCCGAGGGTAACAAGCGCGCCACCATGCTGGAGGCCGAGGGCAAGGCCGAGGCCACGCGCCTGCTCTTCGAGTCCATCCACAACGGCCGCGCCACGCCCGAGGTGCTCGCGCTGCGCTACCTGGAGACGCTCCAGGAGCTGGGCAAGGGCCCCAACAAGATGTTCATCCCCTACGAGGCCACCGCGGCCCTGGGCTCGATTGGCGTGCTCAAGGACCTGTTCACCAACGTGAACTCGGAGCCTGCCGCCCAGAAGCGCGCCGCCGCGCCCACGGGCCGGCCCACCGCCTCGGCGACGAGTGCACAGACCATCGCCCGCAACCTGAACGAGCCCGCGCCCGTCCCGGTGCGCCGGCCGCTGCCGCCCACTGAAAACAAGGACGACTGA
- a CDS encoding MetQ/NlpA family ABC transporter substrate-binding protein yields the protein MNRWSRALLASLFLVGVGSVSGCKKSDAAGEGARTLKVGVNPVPHGEILRVAVPVAERAGTHVQVVEFTDYVQPNLALADGQLDANYFQHVPYLERFSADRKLTLVSVGAVHLEPLALYSTKHAQLAELPEGAKVTIPADPSNAGRALRLLEQQGLLRLRDGVGAAATIQDVVGNPRKLELRELDAEQQPRTLEDVDAAVINGNYFLEAKKNLRLNAKTLAQESAKDNPYANVLVVRKGDEARPEIQALVKALRSEEVRRFIEKTYEGAVVPAF from the coding sequence ATGAACCGTTGGTCTCGCGCGCTGTTGGCTTCGTTGTTTCTCGTGGGAGTGGGGAGTGTGTCGGGCTGCAAGAAGTCAGACGCGGCCGGGGAGGGCGCGCGCACGCTCAAGGTGGGCGTCAATCCCGTGCCCCATGGAGAAATCCTTCGCGTCGCCGTGCCCGTGGCGGAGCGGGCTGGCACGCATGTCCAGGTCGTCGAGTTCACGGACTACGTGCAGCCGAACCTCGCGCTCGCGGATGGGCAGCTGGACGCGAACTACTTCCAGCACGTGCCCTACCTGGAGCGCTTCAGCGCGGACCGCAAGCTGACGCTCGTGAGCGTGGGGGCGGTGCACCTGGAGCCGCTGGCGCTCTACTCGACAAAGCACGCACAGCTCGCGGAGCTGCCCGAGGGCGCCAAGGTGACCATCCCCGCCGACCCGAGCAACGCGGGCCGAGCACTCCGCCTCCTGGAGCAGCAGGGCCTGCTGCGGCTGCGTGACGGCGTGGGCGCCGCCGCCACGATCCAGGATGTGGTGGGCAACCCGCGCAAGCTGGAGCTGCGAGAGCTTGACGCGGAACAGCAGCCGCGCACGCTGGAGGACGTGGATGCCGCGGTCATCAACGGCAACTACTTCCTGGAGGCGAAGAAGAACCTCCGCCTGAACGCGAAGACGCTGGCGCAGGAGTCCGCGAAGGACAATCCCTACGCCAACGTCCTCGTCGTGCGGAAGGGAGACGAAGCGCGTCCGGAGATCCAGGCGCTCGTGAAGGCCCTGCGCTCGGAAGAGGTGCGCCGCTTCATCGAGAAGACCTACGAGGGTGCGGTGGTTCCAGCGTTCTGA
- a CDS encoding ABC-F family ATP-binding cassette domain-containing protein → MSSLRAHGVSFAFTDAVPVLTDVEFHLPSGWTGLVGSNGAGKSTLLRLLSGELTPTDGHLQFEPPSPLIRLCPQSVEALTPEIAAFADAYDALARRLHGQLGLDVTALERWSSLSPGERKRWQIGAALAAEPTVLLLDEPTNHLDVEGRAWLVSALRRFKGVGVVVSHDRALLEALTTSTLRVHAGEVHLWPGAYATARGHWEAARDAEVAAHQQARSERDRAAQLLDKARREQQASSASRSTGKRMKNKYDSDARTLAASTVASWADARLGAQVGTRRRELERAEKAVGEFVPDKTVGRSLFVDYVRSPNPWLCTLDVPSLRAGDVEVLGPVKLSVGRESRVRIEGPNGAGKTTLLRALMDHLRVPRERVLYLPQDVSVQEARDTLDAVRELPPEERGRVLSLVAALGVDPQRLLASEQPSPGEARKLLIAQGLGQHAWGLVLDEPTNHLDLPSIERLETALREYPGALVLVSHDGPFAQACTEEAWRVGHGSVTVSTEPAPT, encoded by the coding sequence TTGTCATCCCTTCGCGCGCATGGCGTGTCGTTCGCCTTTACTGACGCTGTTCCTGTTCTCACCGATGTCGAGTTCCACCTGCCCTCGGGCTGGACGGGGCTCGTGGGCTCCAACGGCGCGGGCAAGTCCACCTTGCTCCGGCTGCTGTCCGGAGAGCTGACGCCCACCGACGGACACCTCCAGTTCGAGCCGCCCTCGCCCCTCATTCGGCTGTGTCCGCAGAGCGTGGAGGCGCTCACGCCCGAGATCGCCGCCTTCGCGGACGCGTATGACGCGCTGGCGCGCCGGCTCCATGGGCAGCTCGGGTTGGATGTCACCGCGCTGGAGCGCTGGTCCTCGCTGTCTCCTGGCGAGCGCAAGCGCTGGCAGATTGGCGCGGCGCTGGCCGCCGAGCCGACCGTGCTGCTGCTCGACGAGCCCACCAACCACCTGGACGTGGAGGGCCGCGCATGGCTGGTGTCCGCGCTGCGTCGCTTCAAGGGCGTGGGCGTCGTCGTGTCACATGATCGCGCGCTGCTCGAGGCCCTCACGACCTCGACGCTGCGCGTGCACGCGGGCGAGGTGCACCTGTGGCCCGGCGCCTACGCCACCGCGCGAGGACACTGGGAGGCCGCGCGCGACGCCGAGGTGGCAGCGCACCAGCAGGCGCGCAGCGAGCGGGATCGCGCCGCGCAATTGCTGGACAAGGCCCGCCGTGAACAGCAGGCCTCCTCCGCCTCGCGCAGCACGGGCAAGCGGATGAAGAACAAGTACGACAGCGACGCGCGCACGCTCGCGGCCTCCACGGTCGCGAGTTGGGCGGACGCTCGGCTGGGCGCCCAGGTGGGCACGCGCCGACGCGAGCTGGAGCGCGCCGAGAAGGCGGTGGGTGAGTTCGTCCCGGACAAGACCGTGGGCCGCTCGCTCTTCGTGGACTACGTGCGCTCGCCCAATCCGTGGCTGTGCACCTTGGACGTGCCGTCGCTGCGCGCAGGGGACGTGGAGGTGCTCGGCCCCGTGAAGCTGTCGGTGGGCCGCGAGTCACGGGTGCGCATCGAAGGCCCCAATGGCGCGGGCAAGACGACGCTCTTGCGCGCGCTCATGGACCACCTGCGCGTGCCTCGCGAGCGCGTGCTCTACCTGCCCCAGGACGTGAGCGTTCAAGAGGCCCGCGACACGCTCGACGCCGTGCGCGAGCTGCCACCGGAGGAACGCGGCCGCGTGCTCTCGCTCGTCGCGGCGCTCGGCGTGGATCCACAGCGACTGCTCGCCTCCGAGCAGCCCTCCCCTGGCGAGGCGCGCAAGCTGCTCATCGCCCAGGGGCTGGGACAGCATGCGTGGGGGCTCGTGCTGGACGAGCCCACCAACCACCTGGACCTGCCGTCCATCGAGCGGCTGGAGACCGCCCTGCGCGAGTACCCCGGCGCCCTCGTGCTCGTCAGTCACGACGGCCCCTTCGCGCAGGCCTGCACCGAGGAAGCCTGGCGCGTGGGTCACGGAAGCGTGACGGTGAGCACCGAGCCCGCCCCCACCTGA
- a CDS encoding error-prone DNA polymerase, with protein sequence MTYAELVCRSNFSFLRGASHPEELISTAARLGLSALALTDVDGLYGVVKAHLAAKEHGVKLLLGAELTLEDGPPVAVYAQNARGYSNLCGLVSQSRMSHPKGESGLPWRAVAERSEGLLALLPAPAPPAVVAPLAEAFADRFHVGLCRSLSAGDAGREVRSEALARALGVPLVAHNDVHTHHRRRQPLQDMLVSIRHGVPLDAAGTRLMPNGERTLKSPEDMARLFADRPEALEHSLALASRCQASLDDLHYRFPEEDLPPGMSANEHLRDLTSRGLQVRYPGGVPADVVKQIEHELRLIAALDFAGYFLALWDIVRFAREQGILCQGRGSAANSAVCYALQITSIDPVRMGLLFERFLSMERKEPPDIDVDFEHERREEVLQYVYAKHGRQRAGMVCEVICFRGRLALREAGKSLGLSLDQVDRLSKVSAAHGFEVTPDVLAEAGLSGGDARVRQTLALAAELEGFPRHLSIHVGGFVLTREPLVELVPVENAAMPGRTVIQWEKDDISTMGLLKVDLLSLGMLTALSKCFALIREHHGKELSLATIPPEDPKVYDMLCAADTVGVFQVESRAQMNMLPRLKPRTFYDLVVEIALIRPGPIVGKMVHPFLRRRDGLEPVHYPSEAVRDILGKTLGVPLFQEQAMKLAMAAAGFSAAEADGLRRALSHKQAESRMLSYRERFVEGCVARGYARALAEEWFGNFRGFAEYGFPESHAASFALIAYASSWLKCHYPAAFAAALLNSQPMGFYAPHTLVADAQRHGVEVREVDVRRSDWDCTLEEDGALRLGLRMVRGLGDAVGQRVAASRGEGYATVGELARRARVPRHELTRLALAGALGSLCGARRQALWDIQALGPLDPDDLFFGMAMDGSAVELPPMSVHERVCADYDTVGLSLEKHPLELLRPSLKRLGAVTAEGLKQVPAGRTVSVGGLSICRQRPPTAKGVCFVSLEDETGIANLVVPPEVYARCRREIHGSLFLVGQGVVERSGQVVNVKVRTVMSVSR encoded by the coding sequence GTGACCTACGCCGAGCTCGTGTGCCGCTCCAACTTCTCGTTTCTTCGCGGGGCCTCCCACCCCGAGGAGCTCATCTCCACGGCGGCGCGCCTCGGTCTGTCCGCGCTGGCCCTCACCGACGTGGACGGCCTGTACGGCGTGGTGAAGGCCCACCTGGCGGCGAAGGAGCACGGGGTGAAGCTGCTGCTCGGCGCCGAGCTGACCCTCGAGGACGGCCCGCCCGTGGCGGTGTACGCGCAGAACGCGCGGGGATACTCGAACCTGTGCGGGCTCGTCTCGCAGAGCCGCATGTCGCATCCCAAGGGCGAGTCCGGGCTGCCGTGGCGCGCGGTGGCCGAGCGCTCCGAGGGACTGCTTGCGCTCTTGCCCGCGCCCGCGCCGCCTGCGGTGGTGGCGCCCCTGGCCGAGGCCTTCGCGGATCGCTTCCACGTGGGGCTGTGCCGCTCGCTGTCCGCGGGGGACGCGGGGCGCGAGGTTCGCTCGGAGGCGCTCGCCCGTGCCCTGGGCGTCCCGCTGGTGGCCCACAACGACGTGCACACGCACCACCGTCGCCGCCAGCCCCTGCAGGACATGCTGGTGTCCATCCGCCACGGGGTGCCTCTGGACGCGGCCGGCACGCGCCTCATGCCCAACGGCGAGCGCACGCTGAAGTCCCCGGAGGACATGGCGCGGCTGTTCGCGGATCGGCCCGAGGCGCTGGAGCACAGCCTCGCGCTGGCCTCGCGGTGTCAGGCCTCGCTGGATGACTTGCACTACCGCTTCCCCGAGGAGGACCTGCCGCCCGGGATGAGCGCGAACGAACACCTCCGGGACCTCACCTCCCGGGGGCTCCAGGTTCGCTACCCAGGCGGCGTGCCCGCGGACGTGGTGAAGCAGATTGAACACGAGCTGCGCCTCATCGCGGCCCTGGACTTCGCGGGGTACTTCCTGGCGCTGTGGGACATCGTCCGGTTCGCGCGTGAGCAGGGCATCCTGTGTCAGGGGCGAGGGAGCGCGGCGAACTCGGCGGTCTGCTACGCGCTTCAAATCACCTCCATCGATCCGGTGCGCATGGGGCTGCTCTTCGAGCGCTTCCTCAGCATGGAGCGCAAGGAGCCGCCCGACATCGACGTGGACTTCGAGCACGAGCGCCGCGAGGAGGTGCTCCAGTACGTCTACGCGAAGCACGGACGTCAGCGCGCGGGCATGGTGTGCGAGGTCATCTGCTTCCGGGGCCGGCTGGCCCTGCGCGAGGCGGGCAAGTCGCTCGGGCTGTCGTTGGATCAGGTGGACCGGCTGTCGAAGGTCTCGGCGGCGCACGGCTTCGAGGTGACCCCCGACGTCTTGGCCGAGGCCGGCCTGTCCGGGGGAGACGCGCGCGTGAGGCAGACCTTGGCGCTGGCCGCGGAGCTGGAAGGCTTTCCGCGCCACCTGTCCATCCACGTGGGCGGCTTCGTCCTGACGCGCGAGCCGTTGGTGGAGCTGGTGCCGGTGGAGAACGCGGCCATGCCAGGCCGCACCGTCATCCAGTGGGAGAAGGATGACATCAGCACCATGGGCTTGCTGAAGGTGGACCTCTTGTCCCTGGGCATGCTCACGGCGCTGTCGAAGTGCTTCGCGTTGATCCGCGAGCACCACGGCAAGGAGCTGTCCCTGGCGACCATCCCGCCCGAGGACCCGAAGGTCTACGACATGCTGTGCGCGGCGGACACCGTGGGCGTGTTCCAGGTGGAGAGCCGCGCCCAGATGAACATGCTGCCGCGCCTCAAGCCGCGGACCTTCTATGACCTGGTGGTGGAGATTGCCCTCATCCGCCCGGGGCCCATCGTGGGGAAGATGGTGCATCCCTTCCTGCGGCGCCGCGATGGATTGGAGCCGGTGCACTATCCCAGCGAGGCGGTGCGAGACATCCTGGGCAAGACGCTGGGCGTGCCGCTGTTTCAAGAGCAGGCGATGAAGCTCGCCATGGCGGCGGCGGGGTTCTCCGCGGCGGAGGCGGATGGGTTGCGACGGGCGCTCAGCCACAAGCAGGCCGAGTCGCGCATGCTGTCCTATCGCGAGCGCTTCGTGGAGGGCTGTGTGGCTCGCGGGTACGCGCGCGCCCTGGCGGAGGAGTGGTTCGGGAACTTCCGAGGGTTCGCCGAGTATGGGTTTCCAGAGAGCCACGCGGCGAGCTTCGCGCTCATCGCCTATGCGTCGAGCTGGCTGAAATGTCATTACCCGGCGGCCTTCGCGGCGGCGCTGCTCAACTCACAGCCCATGGGCTTCTATGCGCCACACACCTTGGTGGCGGACGCGCAGCGCCATGGGGTGGAGGTGCGCGAGGTGGACGTGCGGCGCTCGGATTGGGACTGCACGCTGGAGGAGGATGGCGCGCTGCGGCTGGGATTGCGGATGGTGCGGGGGCTGGGCGACGCGGTAGGCCAGCGCGTGGCGGCGTCTCGGGGCGAGGGCTATGCGACGGTGGGCGAGCTGGCGCGGCGGGCGCGGGTGCCTCGGCATGAGCTGACGCGTCTGGCCTTGGCGGGGGCGCTGGGCTCGTTGTGCGGGGCGCGGCGGCAGGCGCTGTGGGACATCCAGGCCTTGGGGCCGTTGGATCCGGACGACCTCTTCTTCGGAATGGCCATGGATGGCTCGGCGGTGGAATTGCCTCCGATGTCCGTGCACGAGCGGGTCTGCGCGGACTACGACACGGTGGGGTTGTCGTTGGAGAAGCACCCGTTGGAGCTGTTGCGGCCGAGCTTGAAACGGCTGGGGGCGGTGACGGCGGAGGGGCTGAAGCAGGTGCCGGCGGGCCGGACGGTCTCGGTGGGCGGATTGTCCATCTGTCGTCAGCGGCCCCCGACGGCCAAGGGCGTGTGCTTCGTGTCGCTGGAGGATGAGACGGGGATCGCCAACCTGGTGGTGCCGCCCGAGGTGTATGCGCGGTGCAGGAGGGAGATCCACGGATCCTTGTTCCTGGTGGGGCAGGGGGTGGTGGAGCGCTCGGGGCAGGTGGTGAACGTGAAGGTGCGGACCGTGATGTCCGTGAGTCGATGA
- a CDS encoding ABC transporter permease: MSNELLNSLWIATGETLYMTSVAAVLVLLAGLPLGVLLAIADAGGLWPRPALHRAVGVLVNVGRSVPFIILMVAIVPLTRLLAGTTIGTTAAIVPLVVAAIPFMGRVVEQALREVDPGKIEAAVAMGSTHAQVILRVLIPEARASLIRGLALMIISLLGYSAMAGAVGGGGLGDLAVKYGYMRFRTDVMLGCLVVLLVLVQLVQWLGDRLAARFERTSS, encoded by the coding sequence ATGTCTAACGAGCTGCTGAACTCCCTCTGGATTGCCACGGGCGAGACGCTCTACATGACCTCGGTGGCCGCGGTGCTGGTGCTCCTGGCGGGCCTGCCCCTGGGCGTCCTGTTGGCCATCGCCGACGCGGGCGGCCTGTGGCCCCGTCCCGCGCTGCATCGAGCCGTGGGCGTGCTCGTCAACGTGGGGCGCTCGGTGCCCTTCATCATCCTCATGGTGGCCATCGTCCCGCTGACGCGCTTGCTCGCGGGCACCACGATTGGCACCACCGCCGCCATCGTCCCCTTGGTCGTGGCCGCCATCCCCTTCATGGGGCGCGTGGTGGAGCAGGCCCTTCGCGAAGTGGATCCGGGAAAGATTGAGGCCGCGGTCGCGATGGGGTCCACCCATGCGCAGGTCATCCTCCGCGTGCTCATCCCCGAGGCACGCGCGTCTCTCATCCGCGGGCTCGCGCTGATGATTATCAGCCTGCTCGGCTACAGCGCCATGGCGGGCGCCGTGGGGGGCGGTGGTCTGGGCGACCTCGCGGTGAAGTACGGCTACATGCGCTTTCGCACCGACGTGATGCTGGGCTGTCTCGTGGTGCTGTTGGTGCTGGTGCAACTCGTCCAGTGGCTGGGCGATCGGCTCGCCGCCCGATTTGAACGCACGTCTTCTTGA
- a CDS encoding aldo/keto reductase: MVQLGTSALNVSPLCLGGNVFGWTATEPQTFAVLDAYAAAGGNFVDTADVYSAWIPGNSGGESETLLGKWMASRHNRANVIVATKVGQLSGRKGLSAANIRAAAEDSLRRLKTDYIDLYYAHIDDGSPLEETLGAFDALVREGKVRALGASNYSAERLAQALEVSRRNGLARYVALQPHYNLMERAGFEGSLQSLCEREKLGTLPYFALAAGFLTGKYRPGQRVESARAERARAYLNPRGLRVLAALDEVASAQRTTVSAVALAWLRAQPSVASPIASARTVEQLQDLLPMLQLQLSAEQVRLLTEASAEP; encoded by the coding sequence ATGGTCCAGCTCGGCACGAGCGCGCTGAACGTCTCCCCCCTCTGTCTGGGTGGCAATGTCTTCGGATGGACAGCCACCGAGCCGCAGACCTTCGCGGTCCTGGATGCCTACGCGGCGGCCGGGGGCAACTTCGTCGACACCGCCGACGTGTATTCCGCGTGGATCCCCGGCAACTCAGGCGGCGAGTCCGAGACCCTCCTGGGAAAGTGGATGGCCTCGCGCCACAACCGCGCGAACGTGATTGTGGCCACCAAGGTGGGCCAGCTCTCCGGACGCAAGGGATTGTCCGCCGCCAACATCCGCGCCGCCGCCGAGGACTCCCTGCGCCGGCTGAAGACCGATTACATCGACCTGTATTACGCACACATCGACGACGGCTCACCGCTCGAGGAGACGCTGGGCGCGTTCGACGCGCTCGTGCGCGAGGGCAAGGTGCGAGCCCTGGGCGCCTCCAACTACTCGGCCGAGCGGCTGGCCCAGGCGCTCGAGGTCTCGCGCCGCAATGGCCTGGCGCGCTACGTGGCCCTGCAGCCCCACTACAACCTGATGGAGCGCGCGGGCTTCGAGGGCTCGCTCCAATCGCTGTGTGAGCGCGAGAAGCTCGGCACCCTGCCCTACTTCGCGCTCGCGGCGGGCTTCCTCACCGGCAAGTACCGGCCCGGCCAGCGCGTGGAGAGCGCCCGCGCCGAGCGCGCCCGTGCCTATCTGAATCCGCGCGGCCTGCGCGTCCTCGCCGCGCTCGATGAGGTGGCTTCCGCGCAGCGCACCACCGTGTCCGCCGTGGCGCTCGCCTGGCTGCGTGCCCAGCCCTCGGTCGCGTCCCCCATCGCCAGCGCGCGCACCGTCGAGCAGCTCCAGGACCTGCTGCCCATGCTCCAGCTTCAGTTGAGCGCGGAACAGGTCCGCCTGCTGACCGAAGCCTCCGCCGAGCCGTGA
- a CDS encoding NfeD family protein, with the protein MDPSAWQLWIIAALLAGALEIKLSGFVMLWFAVGSLAAALAASVGLGINGQLFLFTLVSAALFSASRTIFKHAFMRRAAHLKTGVEAMVGQEAVVVEALTEGHGGAVRINGEQWTARSLSGPVPEGERVTVEQVEGLKLWVRRASASHEISAQEKKEKAGWTS; encoded by the coding sequence ATGGACCCCTCCGCCTGGCAGCTTTGGATCATCGCCGCGCTGCTCGCTGGCGCCCTGGAAATCAAGCTCTCCGGCTTCGTCATGCTGTGGTTCGCCGTGGGCTCTCTGGCGGCCGCGCTGGCCGCCAGCGTGGGCCTGGGCATCAACGGCCAGCTGTTCCTCTTCACCCTGGTCTCCGCGGCGCTCTTCAGCGCCTCGCGCACCATCTTCAAGCACGCTTTCATGCGCCGCGCGGCGCACTTAAAGACGGGCGTGGAGGCCATGGTGGGCCAGGAGGCGGTCGTGGTGGAGGCGCTCACCGAGGGGCACGGGGGCGCGGTGCGCATCAACGGGGAGCAGTGGACGGCTCGGTCGCTGTCAGGGCCCGTGCCCGAGGGCGAGCGCGTCACCGTCGAGCAGGTCGAGGGCCTCAAGCTATGGGTGCGACGCGCCTCCGCGTCGCACGAGATTTCCGCACAGGAAAAGAAGGAGAAGGCCGGATGGACTTCCTGA
- a CDS encoding ATP-binding cassette domain-containing protein, with the protein MVELHEVTKLYRQGDRDVAALREVSLRVAPGEVFGVLGQSGAGKSTLIRCVNLLERPTSGTVRVDGKDMLSLDDRQLREARQGIGMIFQHFNLFASRTVEGNVAYPLEVAGWSRALIRERVAELLALVGLSDRAQAYPSQLSGGQKQRVGIARALAPRPRLLLSDEATSALDPETTRSVLDLLRDINRKLGLTILLITHQMDVVKELCDSVAVLERGQLLEQGKVLDLLSRPGTRLHGLCYAPFAMREWPANPGRRLVELFLVGAHATRPVLTTMARRFDVDANLMEGTLDRVGGAPVGRLLFELTGEPEAVSRALDFLREQGLSPEERAHV; encoded by the coding sequence GTGGTTGAGCTGCACGAAGTCACCAAGCTGTATCGACAAGGAGATCGCGACGTGGCGGCCCTGCGCGAGGTCTCCCTGCGCGTCGCCCCCGGCGAGGTCTTCGGTGTCCTCGGCCAGAGCGGCGCCGGCAAGTCCACGCTCATCCGCTGCGTCAACCTGCTGGAGCGCCCCACCTCGGGCACGGTGCGGGTGGACGGCAAGGACATGCTCTCCCTCGATGACCGTCAGCTCCGCGAGGCGCGGCAGGGCATCGGGATGATCTTCCAGCACTTCAACCTGTTCGCCTCGCGCACCGTGGAGGGCAACGTCGCCTATCCGCTCGAAGTGGCGGGCTGGTCGCGCGCGCTGATTCGTGAGCGCGTGGCGGAGTTGCTGGCCCTCGTGGGCCTGTCTGACCGCGCGCAGGCCTATCCCTCCCAGCTCTCCGGGGGACAGAAGCAGCGCGTGGGCATCGCTCGTGCCCTGGCGCCTCGGCCCCGGTTGCTCCTGTCCGACGAGGCCACCTCCGCGTTGGATCCCGAGACGACGCGCTCCGTGCTCGACCTCCTGCGAGACATCAATCGGAAGCTGGGCCTCACCATCCTCCTCATCACCCACCAGATGGATGTGGTGAAGGAACTCTGCGACTCCGTCGCGGTGCTGGAGCGAGGCCAGTTGCTGGAGCAGGGCAAGGTGCTCGACCTGTTGTCCCGTCCCGGCACGCGACTGCATGGGCTCTGCTACGCGCCGTTCGCCATGCGCGAGTGGCCCGCGAATCCGGGGCGCCGGCTGGTGGAGTTGTTCCTCGTGGGCGCGCATGCGACTCGGCCCGTGCTCACCACCATGGCGCGCCGCTTCGACGTGGACGCGAACTTGATGGAGGGCACGTTGGATCGCGTGGGTGGCGCGCCCGTGGGACGCCTGCTCTTCGAACTCACCGGCGAACCCGAGGCGGTGAGCCGAGCCCTCGACTTCCTGCGAGAGCAGGGCCTGTCCCCCGAGGAGCGTGCCCATGTCTAA